GAAGATTATCTCGTTTATTTCTAGCTCTATTGATGATTGTACAGTTAACACAGAATAAGCTTTTTAGTCAAGACCAAAGTGGGATTATCAAAGGGACTGTTATTAAACTTGAAAGCGGTGAGAAACTTCCAGGAGCGAACATAATTGTGACTAACACGTTATTTGGGGCATCTTCAAATTCTGATGGAGAATATCAAATCACGGGATTAGATACAGGCACATACAACCTTGAATGTAATCTAATTGGTTATAAATCAATTTCAATTACTGATATCCAAGTCAAAGAGGATAAACCAACAGAAATTACTTTTTTGCTCTCCCCCACCACTCTGGAACATGATGAGATAGTTGTAAGTTTCGAAATGCCTAAGAAAATGCCCAACAAAAATAAGTATGATATTGATCCAGATTTTGCCATTATCGTTGATGACTCGATTGATCCAGATATGATAATCGCCGTCGATCCTTCCGTCGATCCCGGTATTTTTTTGAATTCCATCAATCCCACAATGGGAGTAAAATCAAGCAATGATACATTGAATATAAGGATACTTGATTTAATAAAAGATAAATCAAAATCAAAAAAAGAAAAAGAACACTGAAAACCAATGAAGATTTATGTGATGCTGCAAATCGAAATAATTTCTTCATTAACTTAATCGATCAAGCAGTAAGGCAGCCCTAACGAATAAGCGTTGCATTCGACCTGAACGCAGTGAAGGTCGATATGCGAACGCGGGGTTGGACTTGGCCCTGACGACTCGCAGCGAGTTTTAGTAGTGGAGTTGTAAGTTAATGGAATTTACATTTTGGGGAACGCACTCTACACAACAGTTAAAAACTGTTCAGAAAATATATCTCGGAAAAAATCCCTTAGAAAAATGAATCGTATCAAATCCTGAGCAAGGTTCAAAACAAGCTGTAAACAAGGCAAAACTACTGTTTTCTAATATAAAAGACATACGTCACCCATGTCATTGAAAATGATTTTTTAAAGTTTTGAGATTGTAAGCCCAATGTTTGGAGGTCCTCTTCTTTTCGGGATTTCCGCGACAAAAATCAGTGCATGTCCGCAGTCAGGGCATTTCATGATTTTATCGTCTGTGATTAAATCATCAATATTTGTTTGTAAACGTTCACCGATCAGTTCTTTGACATATGCCAATTCACCTCGTTTTTTGGTGGCCAATATTCCGAAATAGCGCACTTTTACAAAGCTTTTTGGAAGAATATGCTGTAAGAACAGATATATGAATTCATTGGCATCCAGTGACCGGGTTTTCACGGTATCTGTTTGAGCATCTTTATAGCGGAATGTTACCTTGCCATGTTGTAAGTTTATTATGTTTTTGTCAGAAATGGCTACACGCATGATGTATGGTGCCAAGTATTTAGGGGTGGGATAGATTATTTTGAAAAGAAAAAGGAAATTAAAAGATATAATCCCACCCCCCTTAAGAGCTGATTGTCCGTTTCCAACTGGTTTGATATGACAAACCCATTTCTTTTTTTGCAATTTTAGCAGCATCCTTGGCTTCTTTGAAAGCAATTTGTATACTTGTCAAAGGAATAGGTTTATCAGTGGTTGGCATAGCGTTTCCACCACGGCCAGGTGCCGGGAATATCCATTTTGGATTTCGATGTGTTTTGTTGTAGAGGAAGTATTGGCGCAGTTCCTCTTCGGTGATTTGATCAGGTGGTTTTTGGTAATGTGTTGAAAGTTGAGCAATAGAACGAATGTACATTTCAATTGTTCGTTCCGATTTACCCTGTGAGATATAATATTTTCAAAAATTGAATATCTAAAGCGTTCAACTGATTCTGAATAAAATCTATGACGCTAGTCTATCTCACGGGGCAGGTACCTTTGAGTTGCATGTCTTCAGTCATACGTGTACGCCAGTCAGTCATCGTGAACCTCCTTTTAAATAATGTGTTTGTGGTTCACGATGGCTGCAATTTTTAGACAAAAGTGCCCGCCCGTTTTCTGGGCGGGCTTGGTTCAACGAGGTGCTGCACCGTACTGGCAATTCCGCTGCGCTCCATTCCCGCCGGTGATGGCGGTTATATAAATAAAAACAAAGGGTGTCAGGATTGAAACAAAAAAAAATTACTCTCTCCCAGCTTGAGTCTTTTCTGTTAAAGGCGGCTGATATTTTGCGTGGGAAAATGGATGCTTTGGAGTTTAAGGAATTCATTTTTGGTATGTTGTTTATTAAACGTTTGTCTGATGAGTTTGATCGGAAGCGGAAGCAGTTGCGCCATGATACTTTTGCGCATTTGAAGGATCAGCCTGAATTGTTAGAGGAACTGCTTGAGGATAAAACATCCTATGGTGAGACTTTTTATGTGCCGAAACGTGCCCGGTGGCATGAGACCTGGGTAGATGAGGATGGGAATACGGTTCCCGATTTGTAATATGAATATGATTCTTCATAATATCAGTCGTTTCACCATTGAAAACGGTGATACGCTGGAGGATCCGCAAATACTGGAGAATGGCCAGATTCGTAAATTTGACCGTGTGCTTGCTAATCCCCCTTTTTCACAGAATTACAGTCGAGCCGGCATGAAATTTACACATCGCTTTCGGGAGTGGGCGCCTGAGACGGGTAAGAAAGCCGATCTCATGTTTGTCCAGCACATGCTGGCCAGCCTCAAAAGCAATGGGCACATGGCCACTATTATGCCGCATGGCGTGTTGTTTCGTGGCGGTAAGGAAAAGCTGATTCGGGAAATATTTATCAATGATGATGTCATCGAGGCGATTATCAGTCTGCCGCAGGGGCTGTTTTACGGAACCGGCATTCCCGCCTGTGTGCTGGTCTGCAACAAAAACAAACCGGATCAATTGCGAAACACCGTGTTGTTCATTAACGCAGACCGTGAATTTGCCGAGGGTAAGAATCAAAACAAACTGCGGCCGGAAGACATTGAGAAGATCGACACCGTTTTCACCCAAAAGCTGGAATTCCCAAATACAGCCGGTTGGTAGATACCTCAGAGATTGTTGAAACTGCACAAGAAAAAGCCGCCTATGAGCCGGATGAAGACGAGAAGGTCAGCGCCACGGTTATCAAAAAGGCGTTGAAGGCGCTCATTGATGATTTGAAGGATACGGCCGGCGCATCCGCGAAAAAAGAGCTTGATGAGCTGATAAAACAGGACGCAGCCATCAAATCGATCGAGAAAAAAATCAAAGACGCCAAAGCCGCACTGAAAGAGAAAACTACCGAACTGATACTGAAACTTGAATTAAAACGTCTGGGCGCTGAAGGGTTTACGGAAGCTGATTCGGAAGGTGGAACAACAGATTGCTGATCTGGATGCCAACAATAAAGCGGATAAGAGGAAAATCAACGCATTGCAAAAAGACAAGGAAGCTCTTCAGGCACGCATTGACAGAACAGATGCCCTGCTGGCGGAGATTGGCGGCCAATTGACCGATGAAGAAGCCAAACTTTTAATTTTGAAAAAGCTTTACGACATTGGCGGCCGGGAACTGGAGCGGTATCTGAACACGGAAAAACGGGCACTGATTCAGGGAGTTGAAAACCTCTGGAATAAATACGCGATTAGCAGCCGAAAGCTTGAACAGCAGCGGGAAAAGACAATTGAGGAATTGAACGGGTTTCTGAAAGGATTGGGGTATCTCCGATGAAAGCCTTTGAAAATATTATTCTCCCGAGAGTCGGTGAACTTCGCATGGGTGAAACGATCATTGAGAAGGACTGCACAGGTGAGGGATTACCGATCTATTCAGCAGATAAAAGCAACCGTCCTTGGGCATATTCAACACATTTCAAGCGCCTAAACCAACCCGGGACAATCGTTATTGGGGCGAGAGGTACAATTGGCTACCCGAGACTTCCGAAAGAAGCAGCATTTGGTGCAACTCAAACTACGATTACGCTCAAACCAGATTCAGAAAGCTTTGTGCCAAAGTTCGTTTATTACGCCCTTCAACAACTCGACTTTTCGGTTCTTGGTGCTCAGCAGGCGATACCGATGCTCACAGTCGGCAATTTGGAAACGGTCACTATTCCCTGGTTCCCCAAACCCGAAAAATCCAAAGTCATTTCCACGGTTGATCAGGCCATTGAGCAGACGGAAAGCCTGATTGCCAAGCAGCAGCGTGATTCCGACACAAAACAAAGTTTCGTGAGCAATGACGTGCCAAAATGATTTTTTTGGCCCGAGAGGGTGTAGAGATGATGCCCGGACAGGATTAAAAGTCAATGCAGAAATCCTGAGAATAAAAATATTGATCTTTCGTAACGGCGCCATTGTTCTCAAGAATACCCCTAAACAGCATCGCCCGGAAGCTCCCGGGCGATGGTTGTTTGTCATATACCTATTGTGTCAAATTTCTTTGGTGATCCGGACTATTCGAGTCCGCGCCGCTCCAGCAGCGGTTTAATCGTCGGTTCATGGCCGCGAAAGCGTTTGTACAGCACCATGGCATCATCCGAGCCGCCTGTTTCCAGGATATATTTACGAAAGCTTTCAGCGGTTTCCGGGTCAAACAAACCGTTTTCCTTGAATGCCTGATACGCATCCGCGTCCAGCACCTCGGCCCAAATATAGCTGTAATACCCGGAGGAATATCCGCCGGAGAAAATATGCATAAAATAGGTGCTGCGGTAACGCGGGATGATCTCGTCGATCAGTCCCAGGCTTTTCATGGACTGATCCTCAAACCCGTTTACATCCAGCTCCTGCTGTTTTTCCAGAGTATGATAATCCATATCCAGGAATGAGGCTGCCAGGTACTCGACTGTGGCAAACCCCTGATTAAAATGCTTGCTCTTGTCCAGTTTGGCGATCAGTTCATCCGGCATGGGTTCGCCGGTTTTGTAATGCCAGGCGTACTTCCTGATCACGGACGGTTCAGCCGGCCAGTTTTCCATGATCTGGGACGGCAATTCAACAAAGTCACGCGGCACCGAGGTGCCGGATACGCGCGGATAAGTGCATTGGGACAGCAGGTTGTGCAGTCCGTGCCCGAATTCATGGAACAGGGTTTCGACATTGTCATAGCTCAGCAAAGACGGCGTATCTCCGGACGGCTTGGGGAAATTGGTGACAATGGACACCACCGGCAGAATGCGCTCGCCGTCCACTTTCATCTGTTCGCGAAACGAGGTGCACCAGGCGCCGCCGCGTTTGCTGGCGCGGGTGTAAAAATCCATGTACAGGATCCCGAGCCGCGTGCCGTCCCGGTCAAGCACCTCAAAGGTCTCCACATCATCGTGATACACCGGCAGGCTGGTCAGAGGCCGAATTTCAAGGCCGAACAACCGGTTGGCCAGATCAAACGCGCCGTCGCGCATGGCGGTGAGTTTGAAATAGGGTTTCAATTCTTCTTCGCTCAGGGCGTATTTCTGCTGCCGGACTTTTTCCGCGTAATACCACCAGTCCCAGGACGCCAGCTTAAAATCATCGCCCTGTTCATCGATCATCGCCTGCATGTCCGCAGCTTCCTGTTTGGCCACTGGCAGGGCCGCGCCCCAGAGTTTGTTGAGCAGACTGTACACACGCTCGGGCTGACCGGCCATATTGCGGTCCAGGACATAATGGGCGTGCGAGTCATAGCCCAACAGATGCGCTTTCTGCACGCGCAAATTGACAATATTGCGGATAATGCCTTTGTTATCATTTTCATTGCCGTTATCTCCGCGCATCATTACGGCTTTGTAAAGTTTTTCGCGCAGGTCACGCCGCTCCGAGTATTGTAAAAACGGAATCCAGCTGGGTTTGTGCAGGGTGAACACGTATTTGCCAGAGTGTCCCGCGTCTTTTGCAGCTTCAGCCGCGCTGCTGCGCAGCCATTCGGGCAAACCGTCCAGGTCGCTTTCCTCCAGTATCAGCTGGAAATCATTCGTCTCGGCCAGCACATTGTCACCGAACTGGATGGTGGCCAGAGACATCTGCTGGTTGATATCGCGCAGGGTATCCTTGTCCGTTTCTGACAGATCCGCCCCGCCGCGGACAAAATCTTTATAGATCTTTTCCAGAACCGTTTCCTGTTCGCGGTTCAGATCAAATTTATCTTTTTTGTTGTAAACGGTTTTCACACGTTTGAACAAATCCGCGTTCAACAAAATACTGTCGTAATGAGCGGACAGCTTGGGAGAGATTTCTTTGGCGATTTCTTGTATCTGCGGATTTGAATCCGCGGAACGCAGATTATAAAATACCAATTCGATCTGATTCAGTTTTTCACCGCTGTAATCCAGAGCGGCAATGGTATTTTCAAAGGTGGGCGGCTGGGTGTTTTCAACAATCGCTTCAATTTCCTGATTATGATCTTTTATCGCCTGTTCAAAAGCAGGAACAAAATGTTCAACCTGAATGCGATTGAACGGCGGTACCTGAAACGGGGTATCAAATTCCTGTAACAATGGATTCTCCTTTGCGTGAGCTGTAAACAAGACGACCAGACTCAATAGCCAGACAGTAGCAGCAGATTTCATATACAATCCTTTCCGGTTAAAATAGGGTTCAACACTTTGACGTCATTTTCCATTCAATGTTCCCGCTTATCTTTTGTTTTTTATTCATTTTGACAAATAATTTGCTTTTCAGAGGTTCATTTGATAATTTAATAAAAAAGCTGGAGACCTTGTGCAGAACATCAATTACAACTTTATACCATTCACAGCATCGGTCATCGACTCCGCAGTCCAGACCCGGTCAGCAGATCAGTCCTTGCTTGTTTTCCCGTCTGAAAGCAGTAAAATGGCGGGCTTGCGGCGCTACCAGACCGAATGGAATTTCGAGCGGGTCCGGTTTCTGAGCATGGAAGAGCTGAAAAATGAGTTGTTCCACAGCGACCGGCCGATTCTCAAAGAGGAAAAACGCACGCTGGCATTTTATTCATGCCTGACAGATAAAGATAAGGATTTTTTTAAAATATCCAACTATTTCCAGTCCATTGACACCGCTCTCAAGTTTTTTTCGCTCTGGGAAGAACTGAACGAAGAGTTGACCAACATGCCGCAAATCCTCGAACAGCTTGAAGCGTCGGGACTGATGCTCAGCGAGTGGCAACTCCAAATGCTGAACAAACTCGAGGAATTGCTGCAGCGATATCAAGCGTTCATCACGTTGAAAGGATATTCGGATACTATTTTTCAATACCATCCGGCTCAACTGGACCCTGAACCTATACGGGATATCCGCCAGATCACGTTTGTGAATCAGTATTATTACACCCGACTCGAACGCAGCATGATCGAGCAGCTGCTTGGACACAACTATGCGGTCACTCTGATTTATCAGCTTCCGGAAAACTTGCTGGACAAAGAGACCCTGAGCGTCAAGCCATTCAGTCTGCGCGACCTCCAGGGGCAGACACAAACGATCCGCATTTACGAATGCCGGGATGCGTTCAGCATGTTTCTCACCCTGGTGCGCGAGGTCCGGCAAACCGGAATACGGCACGTTATCGATCAATCGCGCTTGTCCCAGACCTTTTCCCGCTACTGCTCACCGCGTCACTACCGGGTGGGTCAGTATCAATCGGTTCAGGAAACCCCGGTGTATCCCTTTTTGCATACGCTGCATACCTTACTGGATGGTCTGATGTTCGAACCGCAACGAAAAAAAATCCTGCTGCCGCTGCAGCTGATCTTGCAGGCGCTGCAGGACTCTGCATTCTATGCGTATTTTGCTCCCCCGCCCACGCAGCAAGCTGTTCTGGAGATGTGCTATGAGGCCATCGACAAGGATTATCATTATCTGGATGTAGACGGCGACTGTCTGCAGGAACGTATGTTTCAAAATACTGACCTCACCGTATTGACAAATCTGTTCTCACTGTTGAAACGGTTTTTCAGTGTGCAGTCCATTCAGAATTTCATCGATCTCATTGACACGCCGGATGGACTCGAGATCAGCCGATTGACGGATAACCCGGAGGAACGCGAATTATTCTACAGAACCCTGGCTGATTTTGCATCCATCGAACGCATCAAGCTGATTGATGACTGGCAAACTCTGTTCCGATCCACTGACACGCGCCTGCCTGTGGTTCCGACGGGAATGTTGCGGCTCTTTCTCGATTATCTGGCCCCCAAACGGGTGCGCCGACAAATGGATGTGGACAGCAAACGCACGGACTTTACCAGTTTGCTGGACACCCGTAACCTGCAGTATTCCGCCCTGGCGGTGTTCAATCTGGTTGAAGGAGAGCTGCCGCACGCCCCCAGCACACCGTTTCTGTTTACCGAGCAGCAGCGTCAGATCATCGGATTAAAGACATTCGAGGATATTCAGCAGCGGGAAAAATATTATTTTATGCGTCTTGTTCTCACCACTCCCGAACTGGTTCTCTTGACCCGCAAAGACAGTGAAAACAACATCGAGCCCAGTTCATTCCTCGAACAAATCAGGCTCTATGCGCCGGTAACCCTTGTCCAGGCGGAACCGTTCCGAAACATGATCCCGGCCTATCATGCTCTGCTGAAAACCGATATGACATTTGCTGTCGATTCTGATGTGACCCGAATGCGCTCCTTTTTCAGCATTCCGCATGATCCGCAGCAGGATACGCGCACCCTGCAACTGAGCACTTATGCGCTCATTGATCTGCTGGACAATCCTTTTACGTTCTACCTCAAACGCATCGGCCGACTCCAGGATCGCAAGCGTCGTGTTGAAAACGAAATATCGCATCGGATTTTGGGCAATATGGTGCACAACGTACTCAACCGCATCTGGTTCAGTCTTTTGGACCGCGGCATGGCGGGAGAACCTCTGACTTTTGATTTCAGTCACATTGACACGGATTTGATCCGGCGGTATATTAAAAAAGAACTGAAAGACAGCCGTTACTACTACAAATCGCCGCACAATTACACCTCGTTGTACCTGGAGCGCATTGTCAGCCGCTTTATCGAGAACGGGATCACGGCATTCTTTCGCGAACTGGATAAACGCGGTTTCAGCGGTCAGCCGCTGCACATTTATCCGGAACAGGATGTTCCCACCGTGGGTGACACACAAAAACAGTGGATTTGGGCGAACGAGCATCGATTGAATTTCGATATCTTTATAAACGCCAGGGCTGATCTGCGTATCGAGAATGAGCGCACCACGATTATTGATTACAAAACAGGGTCGGAACAAAATGCCCATCGTGAGCAGCTGTGGCTGTACGAGTTGTATTATCTGCTGCTGGACTATCCGGATAGAGCCGAACACGTGCAGTCGTTTTTTTATTTTGTGTTCAAACAAAATTCGAAAGACTATCCCGGCCAGGAGAATGCCGCGCGACTGAAAGCTGAACTGATTCAGAAATTGAATGACGTTTATTACAACGGCTATTGCCTTCCGGAGCAAAAATCCAAAATTTCTCAATTTGAAGATATTGCCCGTAAAGACATCTTTGGCTCCCGGCAATTTACTAAAGAACAGAACATGAAAGAAATCTATGAATAAAAAGACAAAACAAACCGAATATCTCGACCATCCCAGGCCTTCGACGTTGTATATTTTAATGCTGCTCACCGTTCTGATCATTTTGTGCATTCCGTTTCTGGCGGTTTCGTTTATGATCAATTCAAGCGTGCGGCTGTATCTGTTCCCGTTTCTCATTCTGGTCTTTGCGATATTCGGAATTTTTCTTCACGCCGCCTTTAGCACTGTTTATAAATTTAAAAATAAAAAGCTGTACATCCGCTGCGGTATTTTTTTCACACGCATCCCGCTTGCCGACATTCAACGCATTCACAAAAAACGTTTTATTCCGCGAATTACCGGATGGAACTCGAGATCTATAAAAGGATTTAACAACAGATTTGCCAACGGATTGCTGATTTTGACGCAAAATCGACAGGTATATATCAGTCCCACACAGCCGAAAGAGTTTACATTGTCCCTGCAGGTCTATAACGGAAAGCCGTTTCCCTATACCACATTTACCAGTGATTGACGAGGATTGCCATGTTACACTCACTCCGACAAAAAGTATATA
This genomic window from candidate division KSB1 bacterium contains:
- a CDS encoding PD-(D/E)XK nuclease family protein; amino-acid sequence: MQNINYNFIPFTASVIDSAVQTRSADQSLLVFPSESSKMAGLRRYQTEWNFERVRFLSMEELKNELFHSDRPILKEEKRTLAFYSCLTDKDKDFFKISNYFQSIDTALKFFSLWEELNEELTNMPQILEQLEASGLMLSEWQLQMLNKLEELLQRYQAFITLKGYSDTIFQYHPAQLDPEPIRDIRQITFVNQYYYTRLERSMIEQLLGHNYAVTLIYQLPENLLDKETLSVKPFSLRDLQGQTQTIRIYECRDAFSMFLTLVREVRQTGIRHVIDQSRLSQTFSRYCSPRHYRVGQYQSVQETPVYPFLHTLHTLLDGLMFEPQRKKILLPLQLILQALQDSAFYAYFAPPPTQQAVLEMCYEAIDKDYHYLDVDGDCLQERMFQNTDLTVLTNLFSLLKRFFSVQSIQNFIDLIDTPDGLEISRLTDNPEERELFYRTLADFASIERIKLIDDWQTLFRSTDTRLPVVPTGMLRLFLDYLAPKRVRRQMDVDSKRTDFTSLLDTRNLQYSALAVFNLVEGELPHAPSTPFLFTEQQRQIIGLKTFEDIQQREKYYFMRLVLTTPELVLLTRKDSENNIEPSSFLEQIRLYAPVTLVQAEPFRNMIPAYHALLKTDMTFAVDSDVTRMRSFFSIPHDPQQDTRTLQLSTYALIDLLDNPFTFYLKRIGRLQDRKRRVENEISHRILGNMVHNVLNRIWFSLLDRGMAGEPLTFDFSHIDTDLIRRYIKKELKDSRYYYKSPHNYTSLYLERIVSRFIENGITAFFRELDKRGFSGQPLHIYPEQDVPTVGDTQKQWIWANEHRLNFDIFINARADLRIENERTTIIDYKTGSEQNAHREQLWLYELYYLLLDYPDRAEHVQSFFYFVFKQNSKDYPGQENAARLKAELIQKLNDVYYNGYCLPEQKSKISQFEDIARKDIFGSRQFTKEQNMKEIYE
- a CDS encoding PH domain-containing protein, which produces MNKKTKQTEYLDHPRPSTLYILMLLTVLIILCIPFLAVSFMINSSVRLYLFPFLILVFAIFGIFLHAAFSTVYKFKNKKLYIRCGIFFTRIPLADIQRIHKKRFIPRITGWNSRSIKGFNNRFANGLLILTQNRQVYISPTQPKEFTLSLQVYNGKPFPYTTFTSD
- a CDS encoding restriction endonuclease subunit S, whose product is MKAFENIILPRVGELRMGETIIEKDCTGEGLPIYSADKSNRPWAYSTHFKRLNQPGTIVIGARGTIGYPRLPKEAAFGATQTTITLKPDSESFVPKFVYYALQQLDFSVLGAQQAIPMLTVGNLETVTIPWFPKPEKSKVISTVDQAIEQTESLIAKQQRDSDTKQSFVSNDVPK
- a CDS encoding carboxypeptidase-like regulatory domain-containing protein, which produces MIVQLTQNKLFSQDQSGIIKGTVIKLESGEKLPGANIIVTNTLFGASSNSDGEYQITGLDTGTYNLECNLIGYKSISITDIQVKEDKPTEITFLLSPTTLEHDEIVVSFEMPKKMPNKNKYDIDPDFAIIVDDSIDPDMIIAVDPSVDPGIFLNSINPTMGVKSSNDTLNIRILDLIKDKSKSKKEKEH
- a CDS encoding M3 family metallopeptidase; protein product: MKSAATVWLLSLVVLFTAHAKENPLLQEFDTPFQVPPFNRIQVEHFVPAFEQAIKDHNQEIEAIVENTQPPTFENTIAALDYSGEKLNQIELVFYNLRSADSNPQIQEIAKEISPKLSAHYDSILLNADLFKRVKTVYNKKDKFDLNREQETVLEKIYKDFVRGGADLSETDKDTLRDINQQMSLATIQFGDNVLAETNDFQLILEESDLDGLPEWLRSSAAEAAKDAGHSGKYVFTLHKPSWIPFLQYSERRDLREKLYKAVMMRGDNGNENDNKGIIRNIVNLRVQKAHLLGYDSHAHYVLDRNMAGQPERVYSLLNKLWGAALPVAKQEAADMQAMIDEQGDDFKLASWDWWYYAEKVRQQKYALSEEELKPYFKLTAMRDGAFDLANRLFGLEIRPLTSLPVYHDDVETFEVLDRDGTRLGILYMDFYTRASKRGGAWCTSFREQMKVDGERILPVVSIVTNFPKPSGDTPSLLSYDNVETLFHEFGHGLHNLLSQCTYPRVSGTSVPRDFVELPSQIMENWPAEPSVIRKYAWHYKTGEPMPDELIAKLDKSKHFNQGFATVEYLAASFLDMDYHTLEKQQELDVNGFEDQSMKSLGLIDEIIPRYRSTYFMHIFSGGYSSGYYSYIWAEVLDADAYQAFKENGLFDPETAESFRKYILETGGSDDAMVLYKRFRGHEPTIKPLLERRGLE
- a CDS encoding transposase; this encodes MQKKKWVCHIKPVGNGQSALKGGGIISFNFLFLFKIIYPTPKYLAPYIMRVAISDKNIINLQHGKVTFRYKDAQTDTVKTRSLDANEFIYLFLQHILPKSFVKVRYFGILATKKRGELAYVKELIGERLQTNIDDLITDDKIMKCPDCGHALIFVAEIPKRRGPPNIGLTISKL
- a CDS encoding phage integrase N-terminal SAM-like domain-containing protein, encoding MSQGKSERTIEMYIRSIAQLSTHYQKPPDQITEEELRQYFLYNKTHRNPKWIFPAPGRGGNAMPTTDKPIPLTSIQIAFKEAKDAAKIAKKEMGLSYQTSWKRTISS